From a region of the Odoribacter splanchnicus DSM 20712 genome:
- a CDS encoding FecR family protein — protein sequence MEKLEHTVFQISELIGKERFGTLSEEENEVLEEWRRQSAEHETLYQKLQDTRYLSESVARLSGIDTRQPLLHMQRQIAGFTRRRQVLRLRQIGGVAALFLILLGSFWLVHRQSSLRQPPVDRPILAGGPRAVLHLGNGELIHLDTLQQTITQGEVRISKTDDRKLSYDSRQEKNEKSGKVVYNEIEIPRGGEFDLVLADGTQVWLNAESRLRYPVEFSGKERKVVLEGEAYFQVKKNPSLPFRVEIRNQVIEVLGTEFNVSGYKDEVHVYTTLVNGKVKVATTGRDMTLLPGEQCVLDTGDGSMIRQQVDVDKIISWKKGKFILEEQTLEQIMQKLARWYDITVFYQNPALKNKVFKGSVPRYAELQQVLNILEKTGEVQFHIQNRTVIVKE from the coding sequence ATGGAAAAATTGGAACATACTGTCTTTCAGATCTCCGAATTGATCGGGAAAGAAAGGTTTGGAACGCTTTCGGAGGAAGAAAATGAAGTGTTGGAGGAGTGGCGCCGGCAATCTGCTGAACATGAGACCCTGTACCAAAAATTGCAGGATACCCGCTATTTATCGGAATCTGTTGCCCGGTTGTCCGGTATCGATACCCGGCAGCCTTTACTGCATATGCAGAGACAAATTGCCGGCTTTACCCGTCGCAGGCAAGTCCTTCGTCTGCGGCAGATCGGTGGAGTGGCAGCTCTATTCCTTATTTTGTTGGGGAGCTTCTGGTTGGTTCACCGGCAGTCTTCGCTTCGGCAACCTCCGGTCGACCGGCCCATTCTGGCAGGAGGGCCTCGTGCTGTTTTACATTTGGGAAACGGCGAACTCATCCATTTGGATACCTTGCAACAAACGATTACACAAGGAGAGGTCAGGATTTCTAAGACCGACGACCGGAAATTATCCTATGATAGCCGGCAGGAAAAAAATGAGAAATCAGGAAAAGTGGTGTATAATGAAATAGAAATTCCCCGTGGCGGAGAATTCGATTTGGTTTTGGCAGATGGGACCCAGGTATGGTTGAATGCAGAAAGCCGTTTGCGTTATCCCGTTGAATTTTCGGGAAAAGAGAGAAAAGTCGTATTAGAAGGGGAAGCTTATTTTCAAGTAAAGAAAAATCCATCACTTCCTTTTCGCGTAGAAATCCGCAATCAGGTCATCGAAGTGTTGGGTACGGAATTTAACGTTTCGGGGTACAAAGACGAGGTACATGTCTATACGACATTAGTAAACGGGAAAGTAAAAGTAGCAACTACCGGCAGGGATATGACTTTGTTACCCGGTGAGCAGTGTGTGTTGGATACCGGTGACGGCTCGATGATCAGGCAACAGGTCGATGTCGATAAAATAATCAGTTGGAAAAAGGGGAAATTTATTTTGGAAGAACAGACCCTGGAGCAAATTATGCAGAAGCTGGCCCGGTGGTACGATATCACAGTTTTCTATCAGAATCCGGCATTGAAAAACAAGGTTTTTAAAGGAAGTGTACCCCGGTATGCTGAATTACAGCAGGTATTGAATATTTTAGAAAAGACCGGTGAAGTGCAATTTCATATTCAGAATCGCACGGTCATTGTCAAGGAATAG